The Nerophis ophidion isolate RoL-2023_Sa linkage group LG25, RoL_Noph_v1.0, whole genome shotgun sequence genomic sequence cgtcgataacagtctggatggttcgcttcccctttggtctggatcacacaatgtcaaatatttccaaaaacaatttgaaatgtggactcgtcagaccacagaacacttttccactttgcatcagtccatcttagatgatctcgggctcagagaaaagtctgcggcgtttctggatgttgttgataaatggctttcactttgcatagtaaagctttaacttgcacttacagatgtagcgacaaactgtatgtagtgacagtggttttctgaagtgttcctgagcccatgtggtgatatcctttagagattgatgtcggtttttgatacagtgccgtctgagggatggaaggtcacggtcattcaatgttggtttccggccatgctgcttacgtggagtgatttctccagattctctgaaccttttgatgatattatggagcgtagatgttgaaactcctgaatttcttgcaatttcactttgagaaacgttgttcttaaactgtttgtctatttgctcatgcagttgtggacaaaggggtgtacctcgccccatcctttctggtgaaagactgagcattttttgggaagctgtttttatagccaatcatggcacccacctgttcccaattagcctgcacacctgtgggatgttccaaataagtgtttgatgagcattcctcaactttatcagtatttattgccacctttcccaacttttttgtcacgtgttgctggcatcaaattctaaagttaatgattatttgcaacaacaaaaaaagagtttatgagtttgaacatgaaatatgttgtctttgtagcatattcaactgaatatggcttgaaaaggatttgcaaatcattgtattctgtttatatttacatctaacaccatttcccaactcaattggaaacggagtttgtatatatttttgcacTTTATAGTCCGGACAATCTGGTAAATAGAACTAGATAAAATCTTGCATAATTAATCAAATAAAAAGTAAAGTATGGATGACTTCAATAGAATTGATCAcaaaaccctgatcggaacatctCTAATTGTGatacaaaataattaaataaaacattaacaaatctaagtaaaactttttttttttccaataaattgacaaaaaaaaagtattgtgttACAGTATGTATCTTGCTTCACCATGAGTCCTCTTCCAAATGAGGTGCAGTGTTGTTTTTGGACCAGGCTGCTCCAAAAGACACCTGAAAGTCCCATTTGGACAACACCTGAGACAAAAACCAAAAGCCACTCACCATTTCCCAACTATCTTGCTGACATATCCTTTCTTTTTCAGCATCTGAGGTAACAGAATCTCATCCCTGGAGATCCCGCCCACAATCTCCTGCGGCGTGTatgctgcaaaaaaaacaaaaacagatccACGTTTAGCGCGAGCTTTCAAGTAGCAGACGAGGGGAGGAGAGCGAGGACTTGACGTGATCTGCAGCTGCTTATTTGGCAGCAGTCCAGATATACTTTCGTACCGTTTCTGGCGCGGCCATTAGTGGTGTAGAAGCCATTGCGGACAGGCAGCCTCCCACTGAGAAGTGCAGCTCTCGCTGTGGGGAAGAAGATGAAATAACTCACTTTTCATACATTTGGACGTGTCAGTGGGTGTTAGAGACGGGATTTACGGCTCCCTGAAGGGAGTCCTTCAGAAGACTGGctcctttttacattttacatcttttttttttattttttttgcagaagTTACATGTTTTTATCAAGGAAATAAGTATTGCTAACATGTAAACATAACACTTTGATCTAAATtatctaaaggggaacattatcagcagacctatgtaagcgtcaatatataccttgatggtgcagtaaaaagaccatctatttttttaaccgatttccgaactctaaatgggtgaattttggcgaattaaacgcctttctgtttatcgcgctggaggcgatgacgtcagaatgtgacgtcgccgaggtaacacacccaccattttcattttcaacacattacaaacaccgggtctcagctctgttattttacgtttttttgactattttttggaaccttggagacatcatgcctggtgggtgtgttgtcggagggtgtaacaacactaacagggagggattcaagttgcaccactggccccaagatgccaaagtgtctgccgccagacccccattgaatgtgccagagtgtctccacatttgagcggcgatgctaagacagacatggcacagagatgtatggataacctgcagatgcatttgcaaccatagtcaacgaaatcacaaaggtgagttttgttgatgttgactgccagctaatcgatgctaacatgctatgctaatcgatgctatcatgctatttaccggcggtgctaaagcagacatggcacagagatgtatggataacctgcagatgcatttgcaactatattacgtttccttccacccacatttaatgtgaaaaaaacacttaccaatcgacggatttaagttgctccattatcacaaaatgcgaaagtcctgatcgtttggtccgcacattttaccggcgatgctaacgcagctattcggccatgctatggctatgaatagcgtcaatagctatttgctcaatagcttcagtttcttcttcaatactttcatactccaaccatctgtttcaatacatgcgtaatctgttgaatcgcttaagtcgctgaaatccgagtttgaatccgagctaatgtcgctatatcttgctgtggtattcccattgtttgtttacattggcagcactgtgtgacgtcacagggaaatggatagtggtttcgaagatagcgaaaataaggcactttaaagctttatttagggatattccgagaccggtaaaatttttaaaaaaaattcaaaaaatacaacaagccactgggaactgatttttattgtttttaacccttttgaaattgtgataatgttcccctttaaaaatgttccaatgtgtttttaaaaacaatggaaattatgtttcgagtaaagaacatccttccagcttgtattcttagtagcggtgtaacggtacacaaaaatttccgttcggtacatacctcagtttagaggtcacggttcggttcattttcggtacagtaaaaaaacaacaaaatataaattttttggttatttatttaccaaatttgtaaacaatggctttatccttttaacattgggaacactataataattctgcccacgttaatccacattaaactgtctcaagttgttgctttgatgaaataaaatgacaaaacctttcttttacatataaaaagtgcaacattaaacagtttccattgaaactgtttaatgtcaactcatcatgcttaatttattacagcatttgggaagcctgtcgtttacttttattatgtacatgttgtatttttatcaacatgtgatagcagggaccctgctattcaaaactaggctgctacattactaatgattcatgtaactattgctgaaaaatagtacaatagcaatgggAGAGACTACTCATCCCTAAACAtgatggagttcaatgaaataacagacagacagggctttgctgcccctaacacacacacacacacacacacacacacacacacacacacacacacacacacacacacacacacacacacacatacagcaaaatgagctaacgttacgctaaaagctaattagccttcacctcaaacctatactgtgagcgagctgagctgcagtttaagtttctagaaggtcaacgggctcatagtgatgtttgtaatagttgtgactgggaagtgtttagtatcatttggggagagtccgctcctcccctgctaaacgaatatccctgctcgatgctgaaggattgactacatcgctctgaagtctgaatacgcactgctgattggctttgtatgtaaccaatcagatggttgtgtgggcgggacaatgaggcagagacagaggcagaaagcagagcagcttgtgaagacttctgcttccgaactcgttTGATACGCCcgtgtgccgaaccgaaacccccgtaccgaaacggttcgatacaaatacacgtacccttacacccctaattcttaggttatttcatttaagaggagaaaactataatttatggggatattgatttttgaaataggtaaagcgagaacgaatataaaatacaaatgtatttcagttttgggagttaaatggtggaacaaactcagtgatgagctgaagacatgcacttctttgttaaggtttaacAAAACCTTGAAAggtaaaataattgaaaattataaaatatagtaacaattactttcatcccattgattttttttttttaacgttgatgttccaggcaatctagttttcagtgaaggtataggataggcaaatataagctttggcttcagcctattccttttttggtcattctttttcttttcttttgtgtgtgaatatatgtgtatgattgtttatgtgtaacctgtactgtaaaactgatcacacaaaatggttgattgattatatgactgaaataaactcatttcattcattcattcatgcttTGACAGTGAAATTATTTATTTTCCCTCGCGTAAGAACCGATGTGGCACAATAAAAACTACACCAGGAAAGGTGAGATCAACTACCTAGGTTctattctagaggccaatctttcctgtgataaaatggcaaccaggttaatcaaaaaggtcaaccaaagaacgagattcctctacagaatctcctctctggtcaaaaaaagcaccttgaggattctagcgggaactctcattcaacccttcttcgattacgtttgcacctcctggtaccccagcacctccaaaaccctcaaatctagactccaaacatcccagaagaagctagtccggttacttttagacctccaccccagatcacacctcaatccaacccacttctccaaagtgggctggctcagggtggaggacagagtcaaacaacttgcactgagcctagtctataaaatctgctacacctccctgataccaaagtacatgtcaaactacttccttaaccgccataaccacaacaccagggggagctccacaaaccacgttaaacccagattccgatctaacaaaggtcttaactcattctctttctatgccacatcaatgtggaatgcactcccaacaggtgtaaaagtaagtgcatctctatattccttcaaatcCACCCTAaaaaaacacctccaggcaacttcaaacctttactaataccctcctccattcacatcccatctccccagattgtaaataacataatgtaaacaactcaaatgtacttctaatgtatgtacttgttcttatgctatgtgaactcactatgttctctgctggctgtacatatcctactaaataagacctacactgtttcaatgtccacatttctctggtgatgcaattgttgatgactgaagtactgatatcaaccaaagctcctcatcccaccccccggattgtaaataatgtaaataattcaatgtatatactatgatgattaacttgtgtgatgactattatgctgatagtatatatttgtaccatgaattgatgaaggtggaccccgacttaaacaagttgaaaaacttattggggtgttaccatttagtggtcaattgtacggaatatgtactgaactgtgcaatctactaataaaagtatcaatcaatcaatcacacagtCTACAAATAACCtccatgaaaatcaactttggCCAGCCGGCACAAGacgttgatacaacgttgattttaTGCACACGTCCTTTAAAACTGGctttgaaacaatgttgcaaaaatagttgtatttgtaaattgacaCAGTGTTGATGTCCCAAAGTTGTATCCAtgtttttggttgggaaatgaccaaatttcaaaggtcaactCAACATCAgaagctgacattgaataaacgtcgtcaaaaagcatgttgtttccacgttgtatttgtattgtagaatattggttggaacaTGAACAAATTTTAATCGTCGAGTCAACGTCACAACCTTACATTAATTTAGACatcattaaaaagcatgttgtttcaacgttttgttTCATTGAAtatcggttggaaaatgaccaaattgcaATCGTCGAGTCAACATCAGAACcccacattgattaaatgttgtcaaagagaatgttgtttcaacgttgtatttgtgttgtagaatattggttggaacaTGAGCACATTTTAATCGTTTAGTCAATGTCACAACATGACATTAACTAAacgttttcaaaaagcatgttgtgtcaacattgtatttgtgttgtagaatattggttgggaaatgaccaaaattcaatgctcACGtcaaacgtcagaacccaacattgattgatcgtcgtcaaaaagcatgttgtttcaacattgggtttgagttgctcaacatcaggacctaattcgaCAAGTTCTCAACGCTGTTTTAATTTCTTGTGCCTGCCGGTTACGTATCGCAAAGCAGTCATGATTAATAAATAACTGCTCATTGTCACGTAGTCTACCTGTGCAATATCCCAAATGTGAAATcttgctgtcttttttttttatatgaaacCGTTGTCAAATATTAccatgtgtgacaataattggtatgttaacttttttaacacacatttatatatatatatatatatatatatatatatatatatatatatatatatatacacacacacatacattagattagattagatatatacacatttatattatatatataatcatatatgtatatatacatactatatatatacaaacatactgtatatatgcatacatacatatactgtgtatatatatatatatatatatatatatatatatatatatatatatatatatatatatatatatatatatataaggacaatgttttatcaactgattgcaataatataaatttgttttaactattaaacggaccaaaagtatgacttattttatctttgtgaaaacattggacacagtgtgttgtccagcttatgagatgccatgcaagtgtaagccactgtgacactattgttcttttttattatttttataaatgtctaatgataatgtcaaatagggatttttaatcactgctatatatatatatatatatatatatatatatatatatttgacattatcattagacatttataaaaataataaaaaagaacaatagtgtcacagtggcttacacttgcatggcatctcataagctggacaacacactgtgtccaatgttttcacaaagataaaataagtcatacttttggtccgtttaatagttaaaacaaatttacattattgcaatcagttgataaaacattgtcctttacaattataaaagctttttttttaaatctactactctgctcgcatgtcagcagactggggtagatcctgctgaaatctatgtattgaatgaatacagaacccTTTTGAATCAGAaagatatcgtttttgaatcgagaatcgcgttgaattgaaaaaaatcgttatattatcaaatcgtgaccccaagaatcgatcttgaatcgaattgtgggacacccaaagattcacagccctaatatatatatatatatatatatacacgtttatatatatatatgtatatatatatatatatatatatatatatatacacgtttatatatatatacacgtttatatatatatatgtttatatatatatatacatatatatatatatatatatatacacatatacacacacatatatatatatatatacacacatatatatatatacacacatatatatacacatatacatatatatatacatatatatacatatatatatatatatatacacatatatatatacacatatatatatacacatatgtatatatatacatatatatgtacacatatatatatatatatatatatacatatatatatatatatacacacacacacatatatatacacacacacatatatatatatacacatatatatacacatatatatacatatatatatatatatacacatatatatatatatacacacatatatatatatacacacatatatatatatatatatatatatacacacacacacataattttCCCTTAGGAAAATCATGTATGAATaagtaaaacataaaaatgaTGGCAAAAAATACAGTAGTGGGTGTGAGATCTCAAAAACATatatcacaaaaaataaacaaaaataaaataaatatagtcTGCTCCAAACTATGAATCAATACTTGTGGTAGCCTTAAAAAAGCCGTTCAAAGGACTTGACTCGTTCGCCAACATCACATCTCCAGAATTGAGGGAACATTTATCCAGAAAAAGATGAGAAGACAACTGCTGACTCACATGGTGAACAGAGAGGGTTGGCAGTGTAGAAGTTTGGAAGCAGCATGCCCTGTGCAGCCATGGCATCCAGGTTAGGAGTCTCCTTGGAGGGCTGACCCAGGACCCCCAGGTCACCCCAACCCAGCTGCTCGCCACAAGGACACaacaattcattcattcatttacttTTAGGACACGTACAAAAAGACATAAGGATAAATGTTAGCTGTCATCCACATGCTGCCATTGAAACACAACATAACTTTTAAAAAACGATAATAACAGAAACTCACGTCGTCCATAAGCATAATTATAATATTGGGGGCTGAAGTTTCTGCGAGGTTGTTTGTCCACAATATACAAATTATTACACACAAGAAAGTTAAAGTTGGAGCAGCCATCACAAAGCAGCAACTGTAGGAAGTGACTTTCTTCACGCGCCTTTTCTGCGCAGGATTTGCGCATACAATGACTTTTTTCGGGGGGGGAAAGTAGATATAAAAATAGTAAACTAATAATACAAAGTCCATATTTGGGGTAATTTTTTCGTTTGTTTCGATTTTCATGAATTGGGGattaaagaacaaaaaaaaaagatcggTTTTaatttggattttattttgaaatacaaacaAGTCTTTTTAAAAAACGAAGCATTAGCAAGGATAAATAACCATATAAAAACGGGTTGGTTGTATTGTTTTAATACTATAACACACATTGAAATCATTACTTAATAGAAACGACAATAACTGAAAAACCTTTAGTTGTTTTTCTCCAGATTTCTACACCGTAACCGAAAGTTGCTGTTTTAAAAACATAAACGCAGAATTCACCCTTTTTTTCAAGAGGGAGGGCTAAAGTCTTGCCTTTTAAATAGCAACTTCCGGTTCCGGTGTCGGAATATAGAACACATGTGTTTTTGGTCCGTTTTATTCAGATTCTGCTGACTAATGATTTAGATTTTTTGTTGGAatatgaaatataaaataaataaaatctttacttatatattcatcagtttaaaaaaaaacattttgtttttccaaTCTTATTTTCTGCGTTTCTAAATAAAAACCCATACTAAACAATTCGTGTTCTTGTTCGTCACTTTCCATTAACGAAAATATAATTCAATGACCAAAATACACAATGACCTTTGTTAGTGACGTATTCATAATGGGATAACCTTTAATATTTTTGGGAACATATTGTTTTATGAAAATCGTATTTTTCCACTTCCTGATACTGTTTCGTGTACTGTGACTTGAACATTTGCCCTAATATGTATAATTGACAAACCCcgttgatacatgatgtatgtaaACTGTATATGCACGCTCAAAAGACGTCGCACTTCTGTTCGAGTTTCAATCTGAGTACCATAATTCGTTTTTACTACGGTACGTAAACGTCTCTATGTCACGTGATGAGGGTGACAGACCCACGACAGGAAGAGAACTAAAATGGCGGTGTGCATAGCAGTAATAGCCAAAGAGGtaatatttgttttctttttagccGCAAAATAGCTGTTATTATTGCACGTAGGAGCGTTCTTGCACATCAATGGTTTAAAATGCATTGGAGTAGCGTAGGATGACTAATGACATTAGCATGCGGGTTAACATTGtgattgtgttgtttttgcagaACTACCCGCTCTTTATCCGCAGCCTTCCCTCGCAGAATGAGCTGAAGTTCCACTACACGGTGCACACCTCGCTGGACGTGGTGGAGGCCAAGATCTCTGCTGTGGGGAAGGCACTGGGGGACCAGAAAGAACTCTACTTAGGTCTTCTCTACCCCACTGAAGATTACAAAGTGTATCctcactttttatttatttgttgcatTTAATACTTTAGTGAGGTTCATGTAGTTGTTGGATCTGATCTCTAAAAACAAGCATTGGCATAAATGcacaatattaaatataagagctgtatttattataaatatactgtacttttttttttcttaattggcACTTTTTCATGCAGTGATGTCCAAACAAGGAAGCGTGGGTCATTTtgatatgcttttattttgtaaaaaagaaaaaagtataaaaacagatattatatacaaaccccgtttccatatgagttgggaaattgtgttcgatgtaaatataaacagaatacaatgatttgcaaatccttttcaagccatattcagttgaatatgctacaaagacaacatatttcatgttcaaactcaaactttattttcttttgcaaataataatgaacttagaatttcatggctgcaacacgtgccaaagtagttgggaaagggcatgttcaccactgtgttacatcactttttcttttaacaacactcaataaacgtttgggaactgaggaaactaattgttgaagctttgaaagtggaattctttcccattcttgttttatgtcgagcttcagtccttcaacagtccggggtctcccctgtcatattttacgattcataatgcgccacaaattttccatgggagacaggtctggactgcaggcgggccaggaaagtacccgcactctttttttacgaagtcacgctgttgtaacacttgtcttgctgaaataagcaggagcgtgcataataacgttgcttggagacaacatatgttgctccaaaacctgttctgactattcaacattaatggtgccttcacagatgtgtaagttacccatgccttgggcactaatacacccccataccatcacacatgctgactacaacacactaatacacccccataccatcacacatgctgactacaacacactaatacacccccataccatcacacatgctgactacaacacactaatacacccccataccatcacacatgctgactacaacacactaatacacccccataccatcacacatgctgactacaacacactaatacacccccataccatcacacatgctgactacaacacacta encodes the following:
- the trappc2l gene encoding trafficking protein particle complex subunit 2-like protein isoform X2; the encoded protein is MAVCIAVIAKENYPLFIRSLPSQNELKFHYTVHTSLDVVEAKISAVGKALGDQKELYLGLLYPTEDYKVYGYVTNSRVKFVIVVDSSNTSLRDNEIRSMFRKLHNSFTDVMCNPFHTPGNPIQSK